A genomic stretch from Bacterioplanes sanyensis includes:
- a CDS encoding type II secretion system F family protein: MDFRYQGRDASGNKVEGNLEAASETVALNTLVDRGVTVTALQEQAAPKEEQTTSISWWQPRLRIDELILFTRQLYALTKAGIPIIRALNGLAESSHNPLLQRILRDVNQSLVSGSELSTAFRRHPDVFSPIYINLIQVGENTGQLDDALLRLVEHLELERETRKRMKSALRYPIMVISAISIAMVVINLFVIPAFANVFAKLGADLPLATRILMGTSGFFVAYWPHMLALLVVGLGGLRVYVRTDDGAIWWDKTRLRVPLIGSIFERIALGRFSRSFAMMMGAGVPILQCMSVVADSVGNRYIAVAIRGMRAGIERGERLTSTAASTGMFTPLVLQMLAVGEETGAIERLLNEVADFYEQEVDYELKRLADAIEPILLVFLGAMVLVLALGVFLPIWDLAGAAMGRG; encoded by the coding sequence CAATACGCTGGTGGATCGCGGTGTGACAGTGACTGCTCTGCAAGAACAAGCGGCACCAAAAGAAGAGCAAACCACGTCCATATCCTGGTGGCAGCCGCGCTTGCGGATTGATGAGCTGATTTTATTTACTCGCCAGTTGTACGCCTTAACCAAAGCCGGCATTCCAATCATTCGTGCGTTAAACGGCTTGGCCGAGTCATCGCACAACCCGCTGCTGCAGCGCATATTGCGTGACGTGAATCAGTCTTTGGTATCTGGCAGTGAATTGTCCACTGCGTTTCGGCGCCACCCTGACGTGTTTTCACCCATTTATATCAACCTTATTCAAGTAGGCGAAAACACCGGGCAACTGGACGATGCCTTGCTGCGTTTGGTTGAGCACTTGGAGTTGGAGCGCGAAACGCGTAAGCGCATGAAGTCGGCACTGCGTTATCCGATTATGGTGATCAGTGCCATCAGCATTGCCATGGTGGTCATCAACTTATTTGTGATTCCCGCGTTTGCCAACGTGTTCGCCAAATTAGGCGCTGATTTGCCGCTGGCGACACGCATTTTAATGGGTACTTCGGGTTTTTTTGTTGCTTACTGGCCACACATGCTGGCCTTGCTGGTCGTCGGTTTGGGCGGGCTGCGTGTGTATGTGCGCACCGACGACGGCGCCATTTGGTGGGACAAAACTCGGTTACGTGTGCCGCTGATCGGCAGCATTTTTGAGCGCATTGCACTGGGACGCTTTTCGCGCTCTTTCGCCATGATGATGGGCGCTGGTGTGCCTATTTTGCAATGCATGAGCGTGGTGGCTGATAGCGTTGGCAATCGCTACATTGCGGTGGCCATTCGTGGCATGCGAGCGGGTATTGAACGCGGTGAACGGCTCACCAGCACGGCAGCGTCGACGGGTATGTTTACCCCGCTGGTGTTGCAAATGCTGGCAGTGGGAGAAGAAACCGGTGCCATCGAACGTTTGCTGAACGAAGTAGCGGACTTCTACGAGCAGGAAGTGGACTACGAACTGAAGCGTTTGGCCGACGCCATTGAACCCATCTTGTTGGTGTTTCTCGGCGCCATGGTGTTGGTGCTAGCGTTGGGTGTGTTTTTGCCGATTTGGGACTTGGCGGGTGCGGCCATGGGGCGCGGCTAA